The following proteins are encoded in a genomic region of Ornithinibacillus sp. 4-3:
- a CDS encoding MerR family transcriptional regulator encodes MNEDAQKLNALLDFDLLKKLVVGIGEVSEITGIPTRKIRYWEEKGAIQSETNTEGSTRRYNYLNVKKMLLIQEMIDEGFTLDAAIKKVDKRMIILNDAFRKLADIIPDTEEKE; translated from the coding sequence ATGAACGAAGATGCCCAAAAATTAAATGCTTTATTGGATTTTGATCTATTAAAAAAATTAGTAGTTGGAATAGGAGAGGTATCTGAGATCACAGGTATTCCAACGCGTAAAATCCGTTATTGGGAAGAAAAAGGAGCTATCCAATCTGAAACCAATACAGAAGGTTCCACACGTAGATATAATTATTTGAACGTGAAGAAAATGCTCCTTATTCAAGAAATGATTGACGAAGGATTCACATTAGATGCAGCGATTAAAAAGGTAGATAAACGTATGATTATCTTAAACGATGCATTTCGCAAATTAGCGGATATCATACCAGATACAGAAGAAAAGGAATAG
- a CDS encoding EcsC family protein, whose protein sequence is MEYEIIVQKELWVWRNKVLKKSSLFNQLSKKAQKKINSIIPEKAHHIITESIKNMVKATLVGSHLTTKKPKPTELTLYERDEMAKEKLISYRKTAVIEGAGTGAGGIFLGLADFPLLLSIKMKFLFELAAVYGYDANEYEERLFILHVFQLAFSSDEKRKETFYIIENWEQEKGGLVDMDWRVFQQEYRDYIDLVKMLQLIPGFGAIVGAYANHNLMDTLGETAMNAYRLRHLEI, encoded by the coding sequence ATGGAATATGAAATAATAGTGCAAAAGGAACTTTGGGTCTGGCGAAATAAAGTTTTGAAAAAATCCAGTCTTTTCAACCAGTTATCGAAAAAAGCACAAAAGAAAATAAATAGCATAATTCCTGAAAAGGCTCACCACATCATTACAGAAAGCATCAAAAACATGGTGAAAGCGACGTTGGTCGGATCTCATCTGACAACAAAGAAACCAAAACCAACAGAACTTACCTTGTACGAAAGGGATGAGATGGCCAAAGAAAAACTCATTTCCTATCGTAAAACGGCAGTAATTGAAGGAGCAGGAACAGGTGCAGGAGGCATTTTCCTTGGACTTGCAGATTTTCCATTGCTATTGTCGATCAAGATGAAGTTTTTGTTTGAGTTGGCAGCGGTTTATGGCTATGATGCAAATGAATATGAGGAAAGACTATTTATTCTCCATGTTTTTCAGCTAGCTTTTTCCAGCGATGAAAAACGAAAGGAAACGTTTTATATAATCGAAAATTGGGAGCAGGAGAAGGGAGGGCTGGTTGATATGGATTGGCGTGTTTTCCAGCAGGAGTATCGTGATTATATTGATTTGGTTAAAATGCTTCAGCTCATTCCAGGATTTGGGGCAATAGTAGGTGCATATGCGAATCATAACCTGATGGATACCCTTGGAGAAACGGCAATGAATGCGTACAGATTACGTCATCTTGAAATATAG
- a CDS encoding TetR/AcrR family transcriptional regulator C-terminal domain-containing protein, with the protein MTLNKQHIIKVALELLNDSGLEGVTLRKLASRLDVKAPALYWHFKNKKALVNEMAETILQMEFHNLTGRKNNESWQDWLVKIFNRLRKALLSHTDGGRVVAGAHLSLTMADLSELAMKTLVDAGMSMRQSRLIILTATRFTFGHVIEEQTSVSEQEIQDFHFEPFHQKHPTLTASIEEYFSAGKTIDDLFNDGLRMIIS; encoded by the coding sequence ATGACACTTAACAAACAACACATTATAAAAGTAGCATTGGAGTTGCTCAATGATAGTGGTCTTGAAGGAGTAACACTAAGAAAATTAGCAAGCAGATTAGATGTTAAAGCTCCCGCATTATATTGGCATTTTAAAAATAAAAAAGCATTGGTCAATGAAATGGCAGAGACTATTTTGCAAATGGAGTTCCATAATTTGACTGGACGAAAGAATAATGAATCTTGGCAAGATTGGTTGGTAAAAATATTTAATCGTTTGCGCAAAGCATTACTCTCGCATACTGATGGAGGAAGGGTTGTTGCAGGAGCACATCTATCCTTAACAATGGCAGATCTATCTGAGCTGGCAATGAAAACCTTAGTGGATGCTGGAATGAGCATGCGTCAATCACGTCTAATTATTTTGACTGCAACCCGCTTTACTTTCGGTCATGTGATTGAAGAACAAACAAGTGTCTCTGAACAGGAGATCCAAGACTTTCATTTTGAACCATTCCATCAGAAACATCCTACTCTTACAGCAAGCATAGAAGAATATTTTTCGGCAGGAAAAACAATTGATGATCTCTTTAATGATGGACTACGAATGATTATTAGTTAA
- a CDS encoding zinc-binding alcohol dehydrogenase family protein, protein MKAAVLHKIGEIPRYEDFTDPSPGKDEVLIHVKAIALENVDQMIVRGEHFASRQFLSELPAIVGIKGVGERSDGKLVGFSGMKSPYGAMAEKAVVPNESTVLIPDGVSAEEAVALPSALTSLFPLKWGVKMEPGKTVLINGATGIAGKLAIQIANLLGARRVIGTGRNEGSLQRIKELGADAVISLKQSEDDLFALFKKEADQGIDIILDFLWGHPTEILIKSIVPNEISLNGQQTQLVQIGEKAGVDIVLPANAVRTSGLEISGAAAGITPALIQEGTDLIWEWLKEDKLHMDIERVPLEDIENVWSCSDFQGKRIVINP, encoded by the coding sequence ATGAAAGCTGCAGTATTACACAAAATTGGAGAAATTCCACGTTATGAAGACTTTACTGATCCGTCTCCAGGAAAAGATGAAGTTTTGATTCATGTGAAAGCCATAGCGCTTGAAAACGTTGATCAGATGATAGTAAGAGGAGAACATTTTGCGAGTCGCCAATTTCTTTCTGAATTACCAGCTATCGTTGGAATCAAAGGAGTAGGGGAACGTTCCGATGGAAAACTGGTTGGATTTTCAGGTATGAAATCTCCATATGGTGCCATGGCTGAAAAAGCGGTTGTCCCTAATGAATCTACAGTTCTGATTCCTGATGGGGTTAGTGCCGAAGAAGCGGTAGCACTTCCATCTGCATTAACTTCACTTTTTCCACTTAAATGGGGGGTGAAGATGGAACCTGGCAAGACTGTTCTTATAAATGGTGCTACTGGGATTGCAGGTAAGCTTGCTATCCAAATTGCTAATCTCCTTGGTGCTAGGCGTGTCATCGGTACTGGTAGGAATGAGGGATCTTTGCAACGCATCAAGGAATTAGGTGCAGACGCAGTTATAAGCCTTAAGCAGTCTGAGGATGATTTATTCGCGTTATTTAAAAAGGAGGCAGATCAGGGTATAGACATTATTTTAGATTTTTTATGGGGACATCCAACAGAAATACTCATAAAATCGATTGTACCAAATGAAATAAGCTTAAACGGGCAACAAACTCAGCTTGTTCAAATAGGAGAAAAAGCGGGAGTGGATATCGTACTTCCTGCAAACGCTGTGCGAACCTCAGGGCTTGAAATTTCAGGTGCTGCTGCAGGTATAACTCCAGCATTAATCCAAGAGGGAACTGATTTGATATGGGAGTGGTTAAAGGAAGATAAACTTCATATGGATATTGAAAGAGTTCCACTTGAAGATATTGAGAATGTATGGAGCTGCTCGGATTTTCAAGGAAAAAGGATTGTAATTAATCCTTAA
- a CDS encoding Rieske (2Fe-2S) protein: MIYVDKFHALCESGVKVVKGGKHGIAVVVDRSENENRLFAIDNRCPHMGFPLHKGSWCDGILTCHWHQARFDLKSGGTLDPWADDATTYPVKIIDDEVWVDPQPYQKRTVQDLYDRLREGMEQNIRLIIAKSVVGLMEAGESSTEIVRIGIEFGTKHRRSGWRSGLTILTAMTNILHKLDHMGKILALYQGLVHISRESAGMGTRFLLGSLSDKNSGTQPTIDQLQKWYRLIVWKYVMSKERSEYY; this comes from the coding sequence ATGATCTATGTAGATAAGTTCCACGCATTATGTGAGTCAGGAGTAAAGGTTGTCAAAGGTGGTAAACACGGAATTGCCGTAGTTGTTGACCGTAGCGAGAATGAAAACAGGCTTTTTGCCATCGATAATCGATGTCCACATATGGGATTTCCATTGCATAAAGGAAGCTGGTGTGATGGAATTTTAACATGTCACTGGCATCAGGCTAGATTTGATCTAAAAAGCGGTGGAACACTTGACCCATGGGCAGATGATGCGACAACATATCCCGTAAAGATAATTGACGATGAGGTGTGGGTAGATCCACAGCCTTACCAGAAAAGAACCGTACAGGATTTGTATGATCGATTACGGGAAGGTATGGAACAAAATATTCGTTTGATTATTGCTAAATCGGTTGTTGGTTTAATGGAAGCCGGGGAATCATCGACGGAGATTGTCCGTATTGGCATTGAATTTGGTACGAAACACCGACGCAGCGGCTGGAGATCAGGCTTGACAATTTTGACAGCAATGACCAATATCTTGCATAAACTTGATCATATGGGGAAAATATTAGCCCTGTATCAAGGATTAGTTCATATCAGCCGAGAAAGTGCGGGAATGGGTACTCGATTCTTACTTGGTTCGCTTTCAGATAAGAATTCTGGTACACAACCAACCATAGATCAATTACAAAAATGGTATCGTCTCATTGTCTGGAAGTACGTGATGAGCAAGGAGCGGAGCGAATATTACTAA